A section of the Streptococcus oriscaviae genome encodes:
- the rhaA gene encoding L-rhamnose isomerase, with the protein MNAEQLKQAYQVAKERYASIGVDTDAALKKLQEIKISMHCWQGDDVKGFLTPEGELTGGIMSTGNYPGAATSPEQLRKDLEKAFSLIPGQHKLNLHAIYLDTDEKVDLNKIEPKHFEKWVTWAKEQGLGLDFNPTFFSHPMMKDGFTLSHPDKEVRDYWIEHGKRSRKVAEYMGKELGQVCYNNFWVPDGFKDNPIDRLSPRKRLMESLDEIFADQVDESYTQDAVESKLFGLGAEAYTVGSHEFYMGYGLTRGKMILLDAGHFHPTEVISNKLSSLALFGKGIMLHVSRPVRWDSDHVVIMDDELQDIAKELVRNDLLDKAVIGLDFFDATINRIAAWVIGTRNTQKALLKAMLEPTQDLKDMENAFDFTSRLVYTEELKDFPYADVWNYFCLQNNVPVGLDWLTEVRQYEEDVLSKRN; encoded by the coding sequence TTGATACCGATGCTGCTCTAAAAAAACTTCAAGAAATCAAGATTTCCATGCATTGCTGGCAGGGAGATGATGTTAAAGGTTTTTTGACCCCAGAGGGTGAGTTGACTGGCGGAATTATGTCAACGGGAAATTATCCAGGGGCTGCTACCAGTCCAGAACAACTCCGCAAGGATCTAGAAAAAGCCTTTAGCCTGATTCCCGGTCAGCACAAACTCAACCTCCATGCGATTTATCTGGATACAGATGAAAAGGTAGATTTGAATAAAATTGAACCAAAGCATTTTGAAAAATGGGTGACTTGGGCTAAAGAACAAGGTTTGGGACTTGATTTTAACCCAACTTTCTTCTCACATCCGATGATGAAAGATGGCTTCACCCTCTCTCACCCAGATAAAGAAGTCCGTGATTATTGGATTGAACATGGCAAACGTAGCCGTAAGGTTGCTGAGTACATGGGGAAAGAACTTGGTCAAGTGTGCTACAACAACTTCTGGGTGCCAGATGGCTTCAAAGACAATCCAATTGACCGTCTCAGTCCTCGCAAGCGTTTGATGGAATCCTTGGATGAAATCTTCGCTGATCAGGTGGATGAAAGCTATACGCAGGATGCGGTAGAAAGCAAGCTCTTTGGTCTTGGTGCAGAAGCCTATACTGTTGGTTCACATGAGTTTTACATGGGATATGGCTTGACCCGTGGAAAAATGATTTTGTTGGATGCGGGACATTTCCATCCTACTGAAGTCATTTCAAACAAGTTGTCATCTTTGGCTCTTTTTGGAAAAGGCATTATGCTCCATGTTTCTCGTCCCGTTCGTTGGGATTCTGACCATGTTGTCATTATGGATGACGAATTGCAAGATATCGCTAAAGAATTGGTCCGCAATGATTTGTTGGACAAGGCAGTGATTGGACTAGACTTCTTTGATGCGACCATCAATCGAATTGCAGCTTGGGTTATCGGTACACGCAATACTCAAAAAGCTCTATTGAAAGCCATGCTTGAGCCTACTCAAGATTTGAAAGATATGGAAAATGCCTTTGATTTCACCTCCCGTTTGGTCTACACAGAGGAGCTGAAAGATTTCCCATATGCAGATGTATGGAATTACTTCTGCTTGCAGAATAATGTACCTGTTGGCTTGGACTGGTTAACTGAAGTCCGTCAATACGAAGAAGATGTTTTAAGTAAACGAAACTAG